The Apium graveolens cultivar Ventura chromosome 10, ASM990537v1, whole genome shotgun sequence nucleotide sequence TTCGCTTCTTACTTGTTGACCCATCTGAATGCGTGCTTCGTTGCATGTCCTCATGTAGAGATAATTCATCAACAACTTCTGTGTTAAGCTCCTCTACCACATCTTCCAGATTTTCAGCCATATTTCCGGTTGCTCTATCTTTCCCAAAGATAATAGAGAGCTCTTTGAAGTATGGCAAAGGAGTACTCTTCCATTTAGCTGCTCCTGGATGAACCTGCACAATTGGAACAGAAGAATTGGATTAGTATACAGAAAGACAGAGAATAAGCAGAGTTAAAGAAATCAGAAGTTGAGATTTTTGTATCTTCACCAAATATAGACAAaaacttttatatatatatatatatatatatatatatatatatctccaATACTAGATTAGATTGTTATATTCATTTTTTGCACACAGTTTGCATATAGTTAGATCACTGGATCTCAATTATTAAATTGATCATACTATTTGGCTTGGCACAACAGAAAAATGTAATGGCCTATCCATGCTATATTTTCTTTTATCTGACATAGATGTGAAGACTGCATCAGCTTCTAACATAATAGCGCAGGCTCATTTTAAACATACAAGTATTTGAAACTCAAATCATATTGCAGCCAGTAGATAAGGCATATGAGATCCGCCTAGCCAACCACAAAGCTACCAGTagcaaaaaataaataaatactggTACACAAATACAGACATAATTGCATTCCGCAATTACATTTTGAGGAGGAAAAAAAAGAGGTGCTTGAATGTCAACAAAAGCAACAAAATTCATTATTATATTGATCATAGTTTTTCATTGACactttcttattctctctctattttatttatctgTCATCTCTGAATTCTGATTTCTTGacaaacacaaatatatatagGCTAGGCTATCATTAAATCATAAAGGAAGGAGAGAATTCTCGTTATAATGATGATTATTACAAAGTAAATAAAAGAAAACTGGAGAATAATTAAAATTTAACATTGAATGACAAAAATAGAAAGAAGACATGTCAAGTCGAATTGGGAGACTGCGAATTTTCTACATAAGAATCCTTTTTGTTACAGAAAAAGGATCATATGTTATATGCATATTTCATatttcatgtataattgttaaaATATTGTTAACCCTGAACCCGTCGATGATGTCTTTAGAATCTCTGTTGAAAAAACTTGAATGCACGTATAACTAATTATTTTGGGGATTGTTAAGAAGGTTTGTGTAATAATACTTTAGAAGATGACATGGCTCACCAGTGAATATGGTTTGTTATACCATATTCTCCACACTTGGACGAGTTCATGTTACACACTATATGACTGCTATTAGCAATGTTAGTACATAAAAGCCAACTAAACAAGAATCAGTCTTCAGATTTATTACTTCACGTCAAGGACAAGAAATGATGATTACAAACTATACCTAACCGAGGAAAAACCTAAAGAAGTCAGACTTGCTACATATATGTCTTGCCACTAACCTCAATTTTTAAAAGAACAGAGGAGCAGATCCCATATATATGTCTTGACAAGCTCAACAACAATTTGCACGGTGTTGAGTCTTATGGTCTTGTTTACTTAGTAACATAGTAAAACTTACAAGTTACACTTGAAACTTCAGTTGAGATCAATGTAACCCAATCAGAATTACTATCTTGGTTATAATCAAAGGCATATAAGTTTTTTGTTCGTCGTCCTTTAAATTACTTTCATATGTTTATATCTTTAAGTTCAACAAAACTTAAATACATAATTGTATTTAAGAGAACTATTAATCCCCAAATACGTAAATGTCTCGATTTATAAAAAGCAATTCAACAGAACTCACAGTATATCCAGGTTTGAACCCATTATCTGCCTTGAATTTTCCAGTATTGACAAGTTCCAACAAAGCTTCAACAAGTTTTTCATCTTCATACTCTGTCCATTTCCTTTTATTTTTTCCCGCTCCTCTTTCTACCAATGAATCAGTTGATTCCACCTCCACGTCAACAGCCACTTCCTGACAAATTATACAAATTATAATCATCAGCCTGTCAAGGGAAATACTAATAATCATCGGCCTAAGATTATAAGTCTCAGTGCCCCTTCAATACTATACTTTGGTTCCACCTCTCGCTGGGTCAACATaacataaatatattttatataaataaatatgtGGGGCTCAGATGTGGTTATCTGCAAAGTTCATTTCGGAATCCAAGAAGGGTCAGGCCCAAATGATAAAGGGTTGTCAATTAAGAAAATATGCAAAACATTTTAATATATTCTCTGAGTTGTAGCACATTTACAAAGCATGAAGGAAGAATCAAAAACAGTTTAAAAGTTCCAGAACATGCAGGATCTACCAAGAGAGCCCAAATGACAAGTACAGTGAAAGTACAATAGGTGCATTTGCAGAAGAATAATATTGTTGTTGATGCTACTTATGTAAAACCAGCAGAATTACTAACAGCAGAAGCTGTATGTAATATTGCAGTAATAAGTATTGGGCACAACATAATTTCTAAAACGAAAGTGAATAAGTAAGAATAAGTTTATCTGTAATTTTTAAGGCATTTCTCATATCTGAATCAGTTACGTGATCATCACATTTACTAATTCGACAGTATTGTAATGGTTATGGATCATTCTGTATTCATGCCACTACATTACAACAGTCCCGAAAATCAACAGAAAACTTGAAAAATGTAACAAGATATAAAAAGCTCAGCTAATACCTTGGCTGAGCTTTTTGTAGGTGCACTCCTAGATGTTAACATGCTCTcccaaatttaaataaatttgtAATAATATCTTCATGTATTAAATAATAAGACATTAGCATTGCATCAAAAGCGCAAAACATAAGAATTATTAAAAATCGTTGTGCAGAAAACATGCAATCACAGAAAATTTGTACTAACCAACTAGAAAATGAATTATTGCCTTAAAGAACCTTTCCACTCATTAAAAATTGTTTCAGCTAGATTGTCTCTAAAAGAAGTCCATTCCGGAGTTGTACCAATGCTTGTAACATTGTCTTCAATAACCTCATTTGTCCCCCCTTCCATGTCAGAGTCAAATTCGCATGAATCACTACTTATTTCGGCTCTAATATAATTATGCAACACACAACAAGCTAGAATAATCCGACTTTGAATTTTAGGAGGGTAAAATGACAGACTTCTTAATATTGCCCATCTCTTTTTTAAAATGCGAAAAGCACGTTTAACCACATTTCGCGCGGTCGAGTGTCTCATATTAAAATACTCTTTGGCACATATTGGTTGATATCCCTCTTTCCATTCATTCCTATGGTACTTTACTCTTCGAAAAGGTGTCAAAAATCCTTCACCATTAGTATAACCCGCATCTACGAGATAATAAGTACCTTCAAATTTGAAAATTTCCAGTTTTTACACAATGCACAAAAATATCTTAAAAAcacaaaataattttatttaccCTTAGGAACTTTTAGTTCATTCTTTCGTGACAAAGCATCTTTTAGGACTCTCCCATCAGCAGCAGATCCTTCCCAACCAGTTAGCACATAAGTAAATTGCAAATTAGGTGTGACCGCAGCAAGGACATTGGTTGTAATTTCACCTTTTCTGTTTCGATACCTAGGCTTGTCTTGTACAGGTACATTCATTCTAATATATGTTCCATCTAGAGCTCCAAGACAATTCTAATAAAATATAAAGATAATATTACACACTGTGTAAGTGGTAGATATCTTCTAGGGTAATGATTTTGGAGTGTTTAATCGTACCTTAAACTACTTCCACTTTTCATCGGTCGAGTCATTGGGAATCGGTCCAGGATGTTTAAATTCTTGTAAACTCAAAACCCCTTTAAGGACCATATGAACATGTCTACTAATCGTTTCAGTTGACCTTTGAAAGTTTGTGCTCATAACACTCATTTTTTCATGATGAGCTAATCTGTATAAAAACACAGCAACTTATTCGGTCACGTTCATATACTTGGTATCGCGTATATATCCTCTTGACTCAAGGGTAAAACATAGGTTATGAAATGTCTTCATATCCATCCGAAGATTTTTAATACATGTATCATCACTTTGTTTAACTAACCTATCAACATATTGAATTCTTTCCATCTTAAAAATTGAGTACTTTGGTCTTAATGATACCCTAGTCCCCAACACAACAATCATTTGAAAATACCAAGATATCGAATCAATCATTTTCAGCCATACCATATATAGCATAATTCTCTTCTTCCGACTAGAATTTCTTTTACTTAACGGAAGTCGTGCTATAACTGCATATAACCACATTGTTCTTAGAGACTTTTTATCAAACATATAATACACATTCTAAATAAATACTTTAACACAATGAAATGGACCAAACAAGCATTGATATATATAAACAACAGTCCTGTTTAAATTTAGAAAGGCATATAAGCACAATTAAATCTTATCAGCGAATACAAAGTGTTCATACATACACCTATTTACACACATATAACGAGCTATGAACATAGTTAAATCCAAGAAAAAATGGAATGCATATATACACACATAGGCTATGAACACACATAATAAACTACCAAAAAATTATCATAAATCTGATGAATATTTTTTCTAAATCGATAGAATTAAAACCTGTTTAAATAGCTCAATCGAAACTCCAAAATGTATGATTGAGCCTTCAACTTCTTCTTCAAAGTAAGTAGATGACTTGTGGATACATATGAAATTTTCAATTAAAAaagtagagagagagagagagaaatgtCAGAGAGAGGCGCAGAGAGAAAGAGGAATTgaaaaagaagagagagaaagaGACGCGCAGAGAGAAAGAGGCACAGAAAGAATAGGACAAAAATAGGCATTTTTGTTTTGGTTCGGACTTCGGAGTGAATGGAATGGGCTTAACTAATGTTTTAAAAAAAGATTAGATTGGTTCACTAACTGATGGAGCGGAATAAACAAAAGAATGTGTTATTCCATTACTTGGGCCAACCAAACagattttttttttttggaaTGGAATGGCCCATTCCATTCTCTCCTAAACTCATTCCTTTCAGCGCAACCAAACAGAGTGTAAGTAATCAGATTGTTGCATTTAAACTTCAATTTTCTCGCTCCCTTGGGATGCAGGATACTTAGAAAAATGGACAATACTTACCGGTTTATGATAAACTCGAGAGAGCGTTTCAAAATGAATGACAACTGTGTATATAGAACCTAAATCTTGAAGCAACAAAACACCATCAACAATTTAAAAACGGGAACAATACATAAAGAGGTAtattttggataattattaaTCCTGTTTTCTACTTTCAACCAAGCGCTTTTCAAACTATTTTTGAGAAAAAAGAAACCCGCCCTCAAAGCGCATACAAGATGTATCCCATGTGCACAGCCAGAGGACAAAGTCCATGTGTCATCAATTTACAGAAATTCTGAGTCCAACTGGGGGCTCGAGTTTTCCaaaaaaatataacttataacCTAAAATTGGAACATGTGATATAAGTgatataaatatcataatttataagttatttaCATGTTTGGATAATTATACTTATAAGTTGTGAATTATTACACATAAATGATTTAAacgtttggataattttacttataaggtGGGGCGTATTtgataaatgataatttttaagataattttttaaaagaaaattcaaaatctaatATAATAATTTGCTACAttgaatataaaatataaaagaCAAACTTTATAACAGGAATAAGAATAAGGTGGGGGTGTATTtgataaatgataatttttaagataattttttttaaaaaaaattcaaaatctaaTATAATAATTTGCTACATTGAATATAAAATTTAAAAGACAAACTTTATAACAGGAATAAGAAACATATACGCAGTACCCATTTCACAAATATTTAAGAGTGGTGATTTTCAATATATATAGCAAGAAATGGCCATCTACTGAAATTTGTCGAACAGTGGGCACAAAATAAATATGGGCTTTGGGCCCATTTCAGACAAACGGAACCATTGCCGAACAGGCACTTAATATGTGTCCTGCTTGACTTCATAGTCCTTTCTGTGTCCTAGGCCCTAGCAACTTAGGTTGTGTTGCAGCAGCCATGTAAATAATATGTACTCTCTCCGGCGGCACAAAAGGCCAATCGGGCCGCCTTTTGATCGTACCTTAAAAAACTCGAACTTTGACCAGGTCGCGCTTTATGTACTTTGACTTTGATCGGGCCAGTCCGTGCCGGCTTTTTTGAAAATGTCAGAGCTGTTTGGACTCTCGAGACGGGTCTAATCGGACTTTTTTTGGACCCAATTGGATCGGGCCTCTCGAGTTGAGTTTTAAGAGATTCCGAAGAATACATATGTTAGCAATTAGATCATTGTAAAAATATATTAGTTTgcatggaatattttatgaaattattaCTTCGTTGAAATTATTTAAATttggcaaaaaataaacatgttatagaataatatattttatcaatattattaaaatatatattgtgtacttactatattttctttcattatttatgcaataaaatatataaataatattatttataaagaaagtgtatatatatatatatgtgtgttttaaggtattatttatattaaatataaattcataaatatattagaataacaggctttttcgggcttttaatcgAGCCGGTCCAAAGACCGGGCCGGACCGAAGCCCGGGATTTTAACCGGGTCGGGCCGgactttgcctaaaaatatatATAGGGCATGTCGAGGCCCCGGGTCGGGCTTGACCGGATCAGGACGGGTCAGATTTTCGGATCCGGAGATTTTGTGCATCTCTCCTCTCCACTATTCAATTCAATACATAATTTTTTCAATATTCGACACGTATTTTAACATTAATATAAAGTATacttttcttttttttaaaaaaaaattctttttatGTATTAAACTTTAAACATTAAATTTctattcataaaaaaattaaaaatataaaaataacaaTATTTTAGAAGAAACGTAAAATGCGTGCTGAATTCCTCCTCCCCAACTCGTCAGCGATATTGATGGTAACAtgcagtgttctaaaaatcggtctaggcggccgcctaggcgctaggcggtggtaaaacgccccgactcggacctaggcggtgatttaggcgttttttcaaaaaatcgggtcaaaatcgggattaggcgggctaggcggtcaaaaatcggtcctaggcggtctaggcggaaaataattaaaaaaaatattttttttaccttttaataatttaattcattaatttcataatttcacacaatatcatgtcaatttctaatataaagtattggtaataaataacaagtaatcaaatatatttactttctcacttaaaatataaaattaacatattataattaatttaaaagtgtgaattaaaatatagttaatattgtaaacgcaataattagtacataacgcatgtcaaatgtgtagatattgtttaatatcattctaatttcttttttcaaacaaatatttgacatattgatcattatataattataaaaattaaaaataatatttatattcttctgattaatcggtccgattaatctccgacttgccgattaatctctcgaaggtacCCTCACCGCCCTGGCACGCCTAGCGATTTCTGGAACACCGGTAACAAGGTACTAAACCAAATGAAAAATAGTACTGGGACAATACTTACCATAGTCCTTGCAATACCTTTGTACTTGCTAATTTGCTATTTCCTTCTTTTCATTTATCCCGGTACACTATCTCTTTTTTTTCGgatgttttattttatttaatacatttcaaaaaatataaaaattaatcaACTATTATGATATAAAAATTAGTTACACTCATTTATATTTATTACTTTTTTCCGCTACactaattttatatattaaatattgattgaCACTATCACTTTATCCACTTTTATTATGACATCACCACTTTACATATTTTCTTATAATTACTCACATTTTTTACTTTTTCTCCCAACATTTCATTTTTTCTTAACATTCGTGTTTTAATCAAACGTATACTTCTTATTAGAATaaagaaaatattaaaattatcCGCATACCGCTATTAATATTGATACTATTCGTAATCTCTTTGTAATTGAATTTCAACGTAACAACTGAATTTGTATACCAAACTTAACACTAAAAAATAAATTTGGCTTCGTAGATGTAAGGAGAGGTCAAGTGCTTAGCTTCAAACGATATTAGAAAATTCTCTTGCAAGAGAAACCAAAATTTCAAAATTAAACATGTATTATATTTTAGTTTACATACAGctataattacaaattattatgTTCAATATCCTAgctattttattattttttctcCAATATCTTATATATTATTTCTTGAGAATGATATATAATCAAATTTACACAAACTTTAAGTAGATATTTAGTAAGTTATATATGTAGTTTGTAGCCAAATTTACGAAATATGTGATTCTATAATATTAATTAAGCGTTATCGGTCAATAACTATTAAAAGTTTAAAATCACACATATTGCGATTGGATCATACTACACAAGTACACATGGCAAGGGAATGATTTTGATGCAGTACAGGATAATACGAAGGTGACAAATTTATTAAGACGGATAAAGAAGTTCCAGAACAGTGTTGTAACTTTGTAATTAATAGTAGACAGAACACACAATTTCGTACACCACGCGAAAACGCCACGAAAATAACGGATTTGATTTGATTTTTTGGGTACACGAACATAAAAATACACAAACACGAAAATATACAGATGAATTTAATGTCGGTTTTGGATTTACACTTGgatacacgacacgaaacgaacgtatacgaaataaataaatatttaaataagtttatcaaaattatataaatacatatatcttacaataatattttacatataatatgtatataaaatggattcaaatttaaattttatagGAATTGAATACACTTGAGTCTTTATGACTTATTAACTTAAAACTCGATTAATATAAActtaatattttatttatctttattttaaTTATCAATTTTAAATTACACGAAACACGACACGAAACGTATACAAAATGAAGGTACACGAACATGAAACGAAATGAATCCTTAACGGTTCGGGTTTGGGTTGGGCATTCATGACACAAAACACGAAAGAAAAtgacacgaaagtacacgaaacgAATGAATTGTCAGCTCTAATAGCAGGATAGCATGGGCCAATTCGACTTGATTTTCGGATAAAACTGAGATCGCAACCATATATTttcgatttttaaaattaaaaaccgTAATTGTCGGTTTCGATTCGATTTCGGTTAAAGAAACTCCGGTTAGATTTCGGTTATAAAACtgataaatataaaattaaataatattacaTTCTAACACAAATAATCGAAAGAGTGTATTTTATGTTTTACAAAAGAAATCAATGTTAACCTTTTATAAAACATGGTATACATAGAGATCATATGCTAAGCCAACGTGAATCACATAATGTATTATGCACTGTGACAAGATCACGAAGCATCAAACAAGAGCAATAATATGAAAATGTTAGATGGTTTCTTAGTACAAAATCATACAAAACCAAAGCAATAGCATGGCATGCCTAGTACTCCCCCgttcttttaattttttattaaaaaaattgggCACGGAgattaaaaagtatatataaagtaatgaaaaagagaaaaaaaaatgggTGAAGTGAGAGacccattgatttttaatgtaCAAAAGGAAGATAATGGGGGTAAAAGTAGTGCGAAAAGGGAGGAAAAATGGGTAAATGATGGGACCCGttgactatttttggtaagttttgaaatgtaaagaaatgaATCCGACATCCGGAAACTCTAAAGAAATCAAAAGGACAGAGGGAGTATAAACTATACATTTAGCTCTAGTGCTGAGCAAAATCGAATCGAAATCGAAAAATCGAACTGAATCGTGTTAATTCGATTCCGTCCTAATTTTTTcagaaattcggtctattcggtcaAAGATTCGGTCTATTCGGTTTGGTTCAGTTCTTTTAacaaatatttcggtccggaccgaatcgaccaaattataaatactataatttcATATTATATGCATTTTACATctatcttaaaaattataatcatatttttaatttgtaattgtatttatagactattagaactctacatatcacattagtttaattatattttataatttgtgatttaatttttagtgcaattttctttttaaaaataaatttggTCTGTTTAGTCTTCAGTCTggttcggtccaagaaaaaatgactattcgatttttcggtctattcggttcggtctGGTTTTGGATCGAACAGACCGAATGCTCAGCCAATTAGCGCTTTCAGAGCAGCTTGCAACCTGATATTGTACAGAAGAAGTAAATAAACATTCAATACAAAACTATAAACCAAGAactatatttataaaattatagtatGATTTTGCAATATAACtatagttttaaattttaaaaaaaaatcataaatgatatatttataaaataatgttTCTTTATTAATATTAGTAACCTGTTTCGTTCGGTTTTTATCCGGTTCGATTGGAAAGCATAACCAGAACCGAGCCATCTAAATCGATTCGATTTTTTATTCTTCGGATCAGTTTTATTCAGCACGATTTTATTCAGTTTTCTCTGATTTCGGTTTTAGTTCATTTTTTTGCTCAGCCCTAAATAATAGTGTTTTGGTTAAAACCAAAGGGCAATACAAAGCTTCTATTGCTCTTGCTTTAATATCGCAAGTCAATGAAGACGTGGTCAACGCTGAGTGGAGATAGACTTTACTATTCTGTTATAGTCAAACTTTGACTcaatgttaggtaatgaatacaaaacagggagtgaatgtgttttggatatttttgaggatttttgaatgtttgttacttggtGAACAAAGCAAATTAGAAATGTAGTGATATTATGTTAACTAAAATTAAACAGTGCaaacaatatttcaaaactcacttagtattctattaaaatcaagctagtatttttctacaaatcctgggttctttgtaagtaaagaactcaacttcttccttgagagagttactagaaaaactagatctgtttgatacaattttaaaagcaaaggaccagtgtttattTTATAcattagtaaacacaggtttacacagcatgtAATAAGATGTATTAAACcttactttaagttatctctaaagctttccatttctgtcttagtgtatctttgcaaatcctgtggatctgtgactttcctttgtcagttaattttGGCCTTtaatcttgtactcttcaagctgcttttgtagacttttcaatataagtgattagatcgtttgttgattgataatcttgaatatttaacttgtctacATTCTGTACCTGAGCTTCATATCGTGAT carries:
- the LOC141692764 gene encoding uncharacterized protein LOC141692764 isoform X1 translates to MLTSRSAPTKSSAKEVAVDVEVESTDSLVERGAGKNKRKWTEYEDEKLVEALLELVNTGKFKADNGFKPGYTVHPGAAKWKSTPLPYFKELSIIFGKDRATGNMAENLEDVVEELNTEVVDELSLHEDMQRSTHSDGSTSKKRKKGNVDLLLEAVYAASDRIANQFEASTKFLIAAEEDMILEKSS
- the LOC141692764 gene encoding uncharacterized protein LOC141692764 isoform X2, coding for MLYMEVAVDVEVESTDSLVERGAGKNKRKWTEYEDEKLVEALLELVNTGKFKADNGFKPGYTVHPGAAKWKSTPLPYFKELSIIFGKDRATGNMAENLEDVVEELNTEVVDELSLHEDMQRSTHSDGSTSKKRKKGNVDLLLEAVYAASDRIANQFEASTKFLIAAEEDMILEKSS